From Candidatus Tisiphia endosymbiont of Melanophora roralis, a single genomic window includes:
- a CDS encoding MFS transporter, translating to MKKIVLTCMIGNALEWYDFILYAQFAYILKQKFLPDSSISEILTFAIFAAGFVVRPLGGIIFGNIGDKFGRRISLVIGILTMVVPTTIIGLLPSYNSIGLVAPIILTIVRLVQGFSLGGEFSGCVIYLTEHAPANNRGIIGSIVYISQCLGMLLGIIIAYLLSSLLSKEDLWSFGWRLPFISSFFVGMIGMYIRNSISETPIYAKVRDCGLVLQYPLRELLLNYKKKLWLAIGLYINVTAPFYAATIFIPNYMLSLGYSQTECSTLGSLTLVTMIITFPITAYISDKIGRKPVILFSCLALIILTYPIFLMINTKSYYLATTAQILFAVIVAFHMGAIPTILVELFPTSVRFTGVALSCNISAAIFGGTVPMIGAWIYQVTGDRLAMSYYLTFLAILAIFIIFFYKETYKNII from the coding sequence ATGAAAAAAATTGTTTTAACCTGTATGATTGGCAACGCATTGGAATGGTATGATTTTATTTTATATGCTCAGTTTGCTTATATACTAAAACAAAAATTTTTGCCAGATAGTTCTATTAGTGAAATACTGACTTTTGCAATATTTGCAGCTGGGTTTGTGGTAAGACCGCTTGGAGGAATTATTTTTGGTAATATTGGTGACAAATTTGGGAGACGTATTTCCTTGGTTATAGGTATTTTGACAATGGTAGTTCCCACTACCATAATAGGATTACTACCTAGTTATAATTCAATTGGTTTAGTTGCTCCAATAATTTTAACTATAGTACGGTTAGTTCAGGGATTTTCATTAGGTGGGGAATTTAGTGGTTGCGTTATTTACCTTACAGAACATGCACCAGCAAATAACAGGGGTATAATTGGAAGTATTGTATATATTAGTCAATGCTTAGGAATGTTGTTAGGGATAATAATTGCTTATTTACTCAGTTCCTTGTTATCAAAAGAAGATTTATGGTCTTTTGGGTGGCGATTACCTTTTATTAGTAGTTTTTTTGTTGGTATGATAGGAATGTACATAAGAAATAGCATTTCAGAAACCCCAATATATGCCAAGGTAAGAGATTGTGGACTAGTCTTACAATACCCTTTGCGAGAACTACTATTAAACTATAAGAAAAAACTTTGGTTAGCAATAGGTCTTTATATTAATGTTACAGCACCTTTCTATGCTGCAACTATTTTCATTCCAAACTACATGTTGTCCCTTGGATATAGCCAAACTGAATGCTCAACATTAGGAAGCTTAACTTTAGTTACCATGATCATTACTTTTCCTATTACTGCCTACATCTCAGATAAGATAGGACGCAAACCTGTAATTCTTTTTAGTTGCCTAGCACTTATAATACTCACCTACCCAATTTTTCTCATGATAAATACTAAATCTTATTATCTTGCAACTACAGCACAAATTTTATTTGCTGTAATAGTAGCATTTCATATGGGTGCAATACCAACGATTCTAGTAGAACTATTTCCAACTAGTGTTCGTTTTACAGGAGTAGCACTATCATGCAACATAAGTGCAGCAATATTTGGAGGGACAGTCCCTATGATTGGTGCTTGGATATATCAGGTTACAGGAGATAGATTAGCGATGTCTTATTATTTAACCTTCCTAGCTATTTTAGCTATTTTTATAATATTTTTTTACAAAGAAACATATAAAAATATAATATAA
- a CDS encoding PAS and helix-turn-helix domain-containing protein, with translation MLKPVQDKSSVQNTSIICSKQNDLKSEFASIVNVPGFVIAKDINSKYSVISKDYALLLGWKSPDHCVDLTDFDIPCEAVKAAEQFITLDQKVIETAKAILSVYICNYSSGWKTLMSHKIPIQQEDGKITGIFGQVMDISNTNMFNWYLALNQFDKKFINSQDKPIIYILNQEHSPLPLSKKQQECVFLLLRGKSMKEIATILNLSVRTVESYFAIIKLKLGCSNKSQLIEKAINSGFLHYIPN, from the coding sequence ATGTTGAAGCCTGTCCAAGATAAAAGCTCAGTACAAAATACATCAATAATTTGTAGTAAACAAAACGATTTAAAATCTGAATTTGCTTCTATAGTAAATGTACCTGGCTTTGTTATCGCTAAAGACATCAATTCTAAGTATTCCGTTATTAGTAAAGATTATGCTCTACTACTGGGTTGGAAGAGTCCAGACCACTGCGTTGATTTAACAGATTTTGACATACCTTGTGAAGCCGTAAAAGCAGCTGAGCAATTTATAACCCTTGATCAGAAAGTTATCGAGACTGCTAAGGCAATATTAAGCGTATATATTTGCAATTATTCATCTGGCTGGAAAACCTTAATGAGTCATAAGATCCCCATACAACAAGAAGATGGGAAAATCACTGGGATATTTGGTCAAGTTATGGACATATCTAACACTAATATGTTTAATTGGTATCTAGCATTAAATCAATTTGATAAAAAATTTATAAATTCGCAGGATAAACCTATAATTTATATTTTAAATCAGGAGCATTCTCCTCTTCCTTTAAGCAAAAAACAACAAGAATGTGTATTCTTATTGTTACGTGGTAAATCCATGAAAGAAATCGCCACTATATTAAACCTGTCAGTACGTACTGTGGAATCATACTTTGCGATAATCAAATTAAAGTTAGGGTGCAGTAATAAATCTCAACTTATAGAAAAAGCAATTAATAGTGGTTTCCTACATTACATTCCAAATTAG
- a CDS encoding HD domain-containing protein — MEEKEINYWDNSKYAPCQYATRLLDKLRKMNEEVNRPIDIDEVRKAIYYAKKYHGSQMRQSGEPYYSHPLEVAYMISDYLFRTDIIVTSILHDTIEDTELTEKMIAYIFGEQVASQVEDLSRNKPHGKISSAEMMESLYRQKKYDTLIIKIFDRLHNIETLEAKSPEKAKKIIEETLKYSLILCEVVELPWLCDILYEKCHKHNIRLGVIKNNADIFTKLSQVIASPFSQNKTLL, encoded by the coding sequence ATGGAAGAAAAAGAAATCAATTATTGGGACAACTCAAAGTATGCACCTTGTCAATATGCTACTAGGTTACTGGATAAATTACGTAAGATGAATGAGGAAGTAAACCGACCAATAGATATTGATGAGGTTAGAAAGGCTATTTATTACGCCAAGAAATATCATGGCAGCCAAATGAGGCAGTCAGGTGAGCCTTATTACTCCCATCCACTAGAGGTGGCTTATATGATTTCTGATTATCTTTTCCGCACTGACATTATTGTTACCAGCATACTGCATGACACCATCGAGGATACAGAACTTACCGAAAAGATGATTGCTTATATTTTTGGGGAGCAGGTTGCTAGTCAAGTAGAAGACTTAAGCAGGAACAAGCCTCATGGCAAGATTAGCTCGGCGGAGATGATGGAATCGCTATATAGACAAAAGAAATATGATACCTTAATTATTAAGATATTTGATAGGCTTCACAATATTGAGACTCTAGAAGCTAAGTCTCCAGAAAAAGCGAAGAAGATAATTGAAGAAACTTTAAAGTATTCTTTAATTTTATGTGAAGTAGTAGAGCTACCATGGCTTTGCGATATCCTATATGAGAAATGTCATAAGCATAACATAAGATTGGGAGTTATAAAAAATAACGCTGATATTTTTACTAAACTATCTCAAGTTATTGCTTCTCCATTTTCTCAAAATAAGACACTCCTATAA